The Chlorogloeopsis sp. ULAP01 genome has a segment encoding these proteins:
- a CDS encoding inorganic diphosphatase yields the protein MDTKEFLGKTVAVIVDRPMGCRHPQYGYIYPINYGYIPNTLAPDGQEVDAYILGIFEPLSYFEGDCIAIIHRINDVDDKLIVVPQGKNYSDEQILALTEFQEQFFVSVVLRP from the coding sequence ATGGATACAAAAGAATTTCTTGGTAAAACCGTTGCTGTTATTGTTGATCGCCCAATGGGTTGTAGGCATCCACAGTACGGATACATTTACCCCATAAACTATGGCTATATTCCCAATACTCTCGCTCCAGATGGGCAGGAAGTGGATGCTTACATCTTGGGTATATTTGAGCCTCTAAGCTACTTTGAGGGTGATTGTATCGCCATTATTCATCGCATTAATGATGTGGATGACAAGCTAATTGTTGTACCGCAAGGTAAAAACTACAGCGACGAACAAATCTTGGCTTTGACAGAGTTCCAAGAGCAGTTTTTCGTATCGGTTGTTTTGCGCCCGTAG